The stretch of DNA CGTCTCGCCATCCTCATCCTCGGGGTGGTCCGGGTGGCGCACGATGCTGGGGTTGAACAAAGCGGCTGCCTCAAAGGCATATTCCGCGCTGAAATAGGCCCCCAGCAGCAAGCGCCGCGATTCAGGCAGGTCGGCAATGCCGCCGACCATCTCGTCCAGTTCCTCGGCCCGGCGCAGCAGCGCGGCGCGGGTACCGTTGTGTCGCTGCTCCAGCGAGCGCCAGGTGCGGTCGAGCTGGCGCACCAGCTCATCATCATCAAACGCCATGATCCGCTCGACCGTGCGCTGGAGCCTCACCTTGCCCGCCTCATCCGATCCGGCGGGCCAGAAGGGGCGGATCACCGTGCGGGTGGGATCGGGATGCAGCTCCAGTTGCTGCAGGCTGATCAGCGGCAACGGACCATTCATGGGCGTGTGCCATGGGTTGATGGGTGTCGATTCGCGCCGCTGCAGCTCATGGCCTGAGCACTCCTTGCTTTCGCCCCACCTGTGCAAGACGCTTCAGAGGGGGGCAGGGTTCCATGGCGCAGAGCCCCTGCGGCGAGAAAATCTTATGGAAACAGGGCGGCCATGGGCCATTGCCCCAAAGGGCAGGCCTTTTGCGTTAAAATGCGGATCAGCGTAGCCGCGTGACAGCACACTGTTAAGGCGATGGCGGCTATGCAATCGACCATGGTCGACCGCAAAACCCATGGTTACATTCCGGCTGCCCTGCCCCCCGCCGAGGCGGAACGCCTGGCGATTCTGGAACGGCTGGGCCTGCTCGACACCCCGCCCGAGCGGGAGTTCGACACGATCGTCAAAATGGCCAGCCACCTGCTGGGCTGCAAGATCGCGCTGGTCTCGCTGGTCGACAAGGACCGCCAGTGGTTCAAGGCCAAGGTCGGCCTGGAGGCGGCGCAAACCCCGCGCGAAGTGGCCTTTTGCGCCCATGCCGTGGCGGCCAACGATGCGCTGGTCGTGCCCGATGCCACGGCGGATGAGCGTTTTGCCGGCAATCCGCTGGTCACCGGGGCGCCGGGCGTGCGCTTTTACGCGGGCGTGCCCCTGCGCACCGGGCAGGAGGACGGCGCGCCGATGCCGATGGGCACGCTCTGCGTCATCGACGACCAGCCGCGCCATTTCGGCCCCAAGGACCTCGAACTGCTGGGCGAGCTGGGCCAGTTGGTCGAGGCGCTGATGGACACACGCTCCGCCACCGCCGACGCGCTGCGGCTGGCGGAGGAACGCGGTGAGGCCTTGCGCAAGCTGGACCAGACCAACCGCAAGCTGCGCCAGGCCGAGCGCATGGCCAATGTCGGCTCATGGCGGCTGACGCTGGACGACAATCGCGCCGAATGGTCGGAACAGACCTATGCCATCCATGGCGTTCCCGTCGGCGACGGCACCCCGCTGGCCGAGGCGATGGAATTTTTCCCGATGGCCTCGCGCGCGATCATCGAGACGGCCATGCGCCGCACCATCAACACCGGCGCGCCCTTCGATTTCGAAAGCGATTTCATCAACGCTCATGGCCAGTTGCGTCGCGTGCGAAGCATGGCCGAGCTGGAGCTGGACGATGGCAAGCCCGTCGCCCTGACCGGCGTCTTCCAGGACATCACCGAGCGCTATCAGATGGAGCAGGCCCTGCGCCGCACCGCCAACACCGATGCGCTGACGGGTCTGGCCAGCCGGGGCCATTTCAACCACCACCTCGATGAAAGGCTGGCGCAGACGACAGGGCGTGACGATCCCATGGCACTGCTGCTGATCGACCTCGACAATTTCAAGACGGTGAACGACCGCTTCGGCCATCCGGCAGGCGACGATCTGCTGCGGCTGATGGCCTCTCGCCTGCAGGCGCCTTATCTGCAAGACAGCTTTGCCGCGCGGCTGGGCGGCGACGAATTCGTGCTGATGGTCAGCGACAGCAAGCTGCTGGCCGACCTGCCCACGCTGATGCAGCGGCTGCTTCAGGATCTGCGCCATACGGTCAGCAATGCGGTGGAGAGCGTCCATGTCTCGGCCACGATCGGCGCCTGCTGGCTGGACGCGGGCGACGAGAGCCGCAGCGACCTGCTGCACCGCGCCGATGCCGCTTTGTACGAAGCCAAGCGGGTGCAGCGCGGCACCGCCAAGATCGACGGGCTGGGCCGGCTGATCATGCCCAAGGCGATCCGGCTTTCGGCTTGAGTTTGGAAAAAGGGACAATGCGAGGGGGTTACCCCCTCGCGCTCCCATTAATGTCTACCTTGCGCCTCAGCTTCGGCCTTGCGCCCAGCTTGCCGCGCCGCAGGCAGAAATTTGCCAGCGTAGCTCATCCATGATCAACTGCCTGCGGCGCTGTGGGTCGCGCAGGTGGAGAGCCTGTGCGCCCCTTTTCGGCCCCCACTGCCCTCTCGTCGGAAGACGTCATGGGAGCGCGAGGGTGTAACACCCTCGCATTCACCTTTTCTCTTCCTGAAATCGCCCCTTCAAACGAACAGACCACCACCCCTCACCACAGCAGGCGCGACGACCACCCCATCGGCCTCCACCCAGAGCGGCGCCTGCTCAGCCACCCGCACCTCCATCAGACGATCGAGCAACAGGCGCAACCAAAGCGCATCGGCACCCGCACGATGGCGCTGCGGGCACAGCAGGTCGGCATGGTGCTGGGCCTCCATGATCTGCTGATGCGTGGCGCCGATGTCATCGAAGATCCCATCCACATGCTCGACCAGCACTGTCGGGGCCGCGATCACGCCGGGCGCCGCCGCGCTGAGCGTGGCCCACCATTGCGCGTCGATGCGGCTGTCGGCGATCACGCGCGCCGTGCCGATGGCCTCCACTGCCTGCGCCAGCACATCGGCGGGGGCGAGACCTTCCGCATCAAGCTGCGCGCGGGTGATGCCGTGGAGGTCGAAGGCTTCCTGCGTCCAGTCCCAGTCGCGCCAGGCCTCGTGGGGGCGGATCAGCCACGATCGCGTGCCCTGTGCACCCGAAACGCCAAGTTCGATGGGAAAGGAGGCTCCATGGCGCGGCAGGCAACTGGCTTCGAAATCGATCGTGACAAAATCCATCGCAGCGTCTCCGTCGGCCCGGTCGGCCTACCTTCGGATCATCGAAAACCGCCTTGTCCGGCACGGGTGCCAGACCGCTTTCATACGCCCCGGTCCGCAGACAGGCGCGATAGAAAATCTTTTATTCCTACTAAATTTATAGAGAATAAAAATCAGGCTCTCGACAATCCCACATGCCCAACGGATGGAAGCGCTGTTGGCTCCCGTGGAAACACTTTGATAAGCGGCGCTCCACCGCAGATGGCGCACGCATGCCGGCAGGCCGCCGGCATCGCCGTGATGCGGCAAGAAGGCCCGAAAAGCAGAAGGCCCGGCGGGCTCGATCGTTCAGATCAGCGCGCCGGGCCTTCTTGTGCCGGAAGGGGGATTATTCCCACTCGATCGTGCCGGGCGGCTTGCTGGTGTAGTCGTAGACCACGCGGTTGATGCCCTTCACCTCATTGATGATGCGGGTCGCCACGCGGCTGAGGAAAGCGGCGTCGAAGGGATAGATGTCCGCCGTCATGCCATCGGTGCTGGTCACGGCGCGCAGGGCGCAGACATTGTCATAGGTGCGGCCATCGCCCATCACGCCGACCGTCTTGACGGGCAGCAGCACGGCGAAGGCCTGCCAGATCGCGTCATAGAGGCCAGCGTTGCGGATTTCCTCAAGGTACACCGCATCGGCCTTGCGCAGGATGTCGCAGCGCTCGCGGGTCACCTCGCCGGGGATGCGGATCGCCAGACCCGGTCCGGGGAACGGATGGCGGCCCACGAAGATCTCGGGCAGGCCCAGCTCGCGGCCCAGCACGCGCACTTCATCCTTGAAGAGTTCGCGCAGCGGCTCGACCAGCTTCATGTTCATGCGCTCGGGCAGGCCGCCGACATTGTGGTGGCTCTTGATCGTCACGCTCGGTCCGCCGGTGAAGCTGACGCTCTCGATCACATCGGGGTACAGCGTGCCCTGAGCGAGAAAGTCGGCGCCGCCGATCTTCTTGGCCTCGGCCTCGAAGACGTCGATGAAGGTCTTGCCGATGAACTTGCGCTTGGCCTCGGGGTCGGTGACGCCGGCCAGACCGCTCATGAACAGCGTCGCGGCATCGACATGGACCAGCGGA from Novosphingobium sp. encodes:
- a CDS encoding diguanylate cyclase, whose translation is MVDRKTHGYIPAALPPAEAERLAILERLGLLDTPPEREFDTIVKMASHLLGCKIALVSLVDKDRQWFKAKVGLEAAQTPREVAFCAHAVAANDALVVPDATADERFAGNPLVTGAPGVRFYAGVPLRTGQEDGAPMPMGTLCVIDDQPRHFGPKDLELLGELGQLVEALMDTRSATADALRLAEERGEALRKLDQTNRKLRQAERMANVGSWRLTLDDNRAEWSEQTYAIHGVPVGDGTPLAEAMEFFPMASRAIIETAMRRTINTGAPFDFESDFINAHGQLRRVRSMAELELDDGKPVALTGVFQDITERYQMEQALRRTANTDALTGLASRGHFNHHLDERLAQTTGRDDPMALLLIDLDNFKTVNDRFGHPAGDDLLRLMASRLQAPYLQDSFAARLGGDEFVLMVSDSKLLADLPTLMQRLLQDLRHTVSNAVESVHVSATIGACWLDAGDESRSDLLHRADAALYEAKRVQRGTAKIDGLGRLIMPKAIRLSA